The following is a genomic window from Rhizobium sp. 11515TR.
GCGCCGGACCCCTTGCGGAATGACGATCAGCCGCATGCCCTGCCCGTAGCTCATGCTCAGCGCGCGGCAGGCTTCCATTTGACCACGCTCGACGCTTTGAATGCCCGATCGAAAGATCTCACCGATATAGGCGCCTGCAATCAGGCTCAGCGCGATGATGCCAAGCGGAAAAGGCGACGGCCCGAAGATCTCGCGGCCGATGCGGGCAAAGCCCTGGCCGATGATGAGGATCGTCACGATCGCCGGCAGGCCGCGAAAAATATCGGTGTAGATGCGTGCCGGCAGCCGCAGCCAACGGGACTGCGAAATGCCCATAACGGCCAGCACCATGCCGATGATGACGCCGAGCACGGTGGAGGCTGCCGCCAGGATGAGTGTGTTCTTCAGTCCGACCGTGATCATGCTCGGCAGGACTTCTGCCATCGCATCCCAATCAAGGAAGCTGCGACGGAGATTTTCAAGCCAATCCATTCAATTCCCCATGAAATTCGTGAAGCAGGTGAATGCCGCCGCCCGGCAAGCCGGGCAGCGGCGCGGCCTTACTTCTTGGGAAGATATTGATCGGGCATCGGCGAGCCGGGGAACCACTTCTCATAGAGCGTCTTCCATGTGCCGTCCTGCATCGCTTCGTGCAGCGCCTTATTGAGCGCCAGCCGGAAGGCGTCGTTGCCCTTGTGGACGACGAAGCCCGCCGGTGCGTCGAAGGATGGGATATTCACGGCAATCTTCAGTGCCGGATAGCGCTCACCATATTGTTTGGCTGCTTCATAATCGAGGAAATGCGCGTCGATGGTGCCGTTGTTCAGCGCCGCCACGGCAGAATTGTTGTCCGGAAATTTGACGAGATCGGTGCCGGTGAAATTCTTCGTGGCATAGACCTCCTGCAGCGTGCCCTGCACGACGCCGAGGCGCTTGCCCTTGAGGCCGGCTGCATCCTTGATCGAGGCATCCGATGTCAGAACCGAGAGATAGCCGGCGAGATAGCCATCGGAGAAGTCGACCGTCTTCTTGCGTGCCTCGGTCGTTCCGATCGCCGCCACGGCGACGTCGAAACGCTGGTTGGCAACGGAGGGCAGCAAGGCCGAGAACTCCTGGCCGGTAAACGTCACCTTGTCCTTGGGAAAGCCCATGCGGGAAACGACGTTCAGAAAGAGCTCGATATCGAAGCCGGTGAATTGCCCGTCGGCCGTCGTGAAGGTGTAGGGCTTGGAATCTCCCATCGTGCCGACGCTGATGACGTTCGGATCGATCAGATTATAAGGATTGTCGGCAGCGGCGGCCGGGCCGACGCTTGCTGCGACGATATAGGCGAGCACGCCAGCGCGCAGAGGCGCGGCGATGGCCGAGAAAATGCTGGATAATTTCATGTTCGTTCTCCGCTCTGAAGGATGCTCTTATCGGCATTCATGCATGTGCGTCCGCATCTCCACTCCTTGCGGCAGCAAGAGACTTTCTGGACAAGAGACCGGTATCATGCAAAAAGAGACCGGTCTCAATGCTATTTGTTAACTTCAGATTGACCGCCCGTCAACAACTCTTGTAATCGTCATCCCATGGAAGAGCCCCTCACCTCGAAACGCTCCGTAACTGTCGCCGATGTTG
Proteins encoded in this region:
- a CDS encoding ABC transporter substrate-binding protein, encoding MKLSSIFSAIAAPLRAGVLAYIVAASVGPAAAADNPYNLIDPNVISVGTMGDSKPYTFTTADGQFTGFDIELFLNVVSRMGFPKDKVTFTGQEFSALLPSVANQRFDVAVAAIGTTEARKKTVDFSDGYLAGYLSVLTSDASIKDAAGLKGKRLGVVQGTLQEVYATKNFTGTDLVKFPDNNSAVAALNNGTIDAHFLDYEAAKQYGERYPALKIAVNIPSFDAPAGFVVHKGNDAFRLALNKALHEAMQDGTWKTLYEKWFPGSPMPDQYLPKK